From the genome of Denticeps clupeoides chromosome 4, fDenClu1.1, whole genome shotgun sequence, one region includes:
- the zdbf2 gene encoding DBF4-type zinc finger-containing protein 2 isoform X1 — protein sequence MPLQEQPGPSSRDNVQIEIPSKQSQGCRESERDTLPGTSNMACQRQGFCSCCQILYTCVEQHVQSSRHQEVVRAARSTVASKSLMERFLQDVLHHHPHNYNDTRPTHADLPSLSTPLVPREELSEVYCGSRDDGRSVGTREEMPSSDDESLHFAEDTGLALKRHPDVVAPSSMDICAATSTQPALDNTKQYMSSPPKPPTQGFLHRTSGSSAFTPNPHTKLNTFPAQPRGTPKHKNPGSLSSPDTREQNILQFQHRKAHMKTNRHSPTSHDSPISTNRSHGRSVEKSQWTQALQSWTTRHKDQTDSELSDQIRDVIEDVIERHCHGASSEHFKLLDESSFQLSLHSLSDSGGSAGWDDTIQVSLGVAKTQDKNLACLMQVHINVEDQMYKSQLDTALNNSQEGEGADQGAGPQMRSSEHSCSGHVNNTNDEVLPDLPHIPQSFVGKTWMQVMHEDDLKVNSMVKEFREGHFLCYFDSESLAKFGRHQRKRHRKGHEKKAKSKGCKLKEFLPLLDYTEDNVHCLELPQKQRPKGHLYRLASRCQVVKVSHATQTAPLFCPVIRQKMSDEASAPPGKLETCQDLHLEKTPDMKTRLCALKLPASYGKIMSPIQPKTVVYVLSSPDPAQSTSKSTPTRKVGRKRKSCDNDCTLKYKYKKTPLKYYDPLTNRILKTPPKGTSATPSPKPFVRQLFRSLSPDINKEKQGFEHGWESWGVQRARAGSSMADLCASTSGSCLDSVGPSEPGSSVSGSHRALFSRSSLSSSTRFVLGALTPTPSYTGSSRARATSCTSSSQVASTGPVSEKTGAPGVRGRPRRSTPGEKVKEKPFVSAIKSSVPPNRTRTVTSKLRPKVKAGNSVQRRPLPRKATEGKTSPRGKTSTRSSSRGLAASRQVGSQRRSTRERAASTGNLT from the exons ATGCCACTCCAGGAACAGCCTGGCCCCTCGTCACGAG ACAATGTACAGATTGAAATCCCAAGCAAGCAAAGCCAAGGCTGCAG GGAAAGTGAGAGGGATACTCTCCCTGGAACCTCCAACATGGCCTGTCAGAGACAGGGCTTCTGTAGCTGCTGTCAGATTTTGTACACTTGTGTGGAACAG CATGTCCAGAGCTCCAGACATCAGGAGGTGGTGAGGGCAGCTCGAAGCACCGTGGCCTCGAAGAGTCTGATGGAAAGGTTCCTCCAGGATGTCCTGCACCACCACCCTCATAACTACAATGACACAAG GCCGACCCATGCTGACCTGCCCTCTCTAAGCACCCCACTGGTCCCACGTGAGGAACTGTCAGAAGTTTATTGTGGCTCAAGGGATGATGGAAGGTCTGTAGGGACACGTGAAGAAATGCCAAGCTCAGATGATGAGTCACTACATTTCGCAGAGGACACTGGGTTGGCTTTGAAAAGGCATCCAGACGTAGTTGCCCCCTCATCCATGGATATTTGTGCAGCAACAAGCACCCAGCCTGCCTTGGACAACACAAAGCAGTACATGTCTTCTCCACCCAAGCCTCCCACACAAGGTTTTTTGCACAGGACTAGTGGCAGTTCTGCCTTCACCCCCAACCCCCATACAAAACTCAACACATTCCCTGCACAGCCCAGGGGgacaccaaaacacaaaaacccTGGTAGCCTGAGCTCCCCAGACACCAGGGAGCAGAACATTTTGCAGTTCCAGCATCGAAAAGCTCACATGAAGACCAACAGGCACAGCCCCACCTCCCATGATTCACCCATTTCGACAAACAGGTCCCATGGAAGGTCAGTGGAGAAAAGTCAGTGGACTCAAGCGCTACAGTCTTGGACAACACGGCACAAAGACCAGACTGACTCTGAGCTCTCTGACCAGATAAGGGATGTGATTGAGGATGTGATTGAGAGGCATTGCCATGGGGCAAGTTCAGAGCACTTCAAGCTGTTGGATGAGAGCAGCTTCCAGCTGAGTCTGCATTCTTTAAGTGACTCAGGGGGCTCTGCAGGGTGGGATGACACAATACAGGTATCTCTAGGTGTGGCTAAGACACAAGATAAGAACTTAGCATGCCTTATGCAGGTACACATCAACGTTGAAGACCAAATGTATAAATCTCAGTTAGACACAGCTCTGAATAATTCACAGGAGGGGGAGGGTGCAGACCAAGGAGCAGGTCCACAGATGAGGTCCTCTGAACATTCTTGCAGTGGACATGTCAATAACACAAATGATGAGGTGCTGCCTGACCTGCCTCATATCCCACAGTCCTTTGTGGGAAAGACATGGATGCAGGTGATGCATGAGGATGACTTGAAGGTCAACTCAATGGTTAAGGAGTTCCGTGAAGGCCACTTCCTTTGCTATTTTGACAGCGAGTCTCTAGCAAAGTTTGGCAGACATCAGAGAAAACGGCACAGGAAGGGCCATGAGAAAAAGGCCAAGAGCAAAGGGTGTAAACTCAAGGAGTTCCTGCCCCTCCTCGACTACACTGAGGACAATGTCCATTGTCTGGAGCTTCCACAGAAACAGCGACCGAAGGGGCACTTGTATCGGCTTGCCTCTCGATGCCAGGTAGTGAAGGTGAGTCATGCAACCCAAACAGCACCACTGTTTTGCCCTGTGATCAGGCAGAAAATGTCAGATGAGGCCAGCGCACCTCCAGGGAAACTTGAAACCTGCCAGGACCTGCATTTAGAAAAGACCCCTGACATGAAGACAAGACTTTGTGCTCTGAAGCTGCCAGCCTCCTATGGCAAGATCATGAGTCCCATTCAACCCAAAACTGTGGTTTATGTCCTGTCCTCCCCAGATCCAGCACAGAGTACTTCCAAGTCAACTCCCACCAGGAAAGTGGGCCGAAAAAGGAAGTCCTGTGACAACGACTGCACGctgaaatataaatacaaaaagacCCCATTGAAATACTATGACCCCCTCACCAACAGAATCCTCAAGACCCCACCAAAGGGGACTTCAGCGACCCCAAGCCCCAAACCCTTTGTTCGCCAGCTTTTCCGCAGCCTCAGTCCAGACATTAACAAAGAGAAGCAGGGCTTCGAGCACGGGTGGGAGTCCTGGGGAGTGCAGCGAGCGCGTGCTGGCAGCAGCATGGCTGACCTTTGTGCCTCGACCTCAGGCTCCTGCCTGGACAGTGTAGGCCCCTCAGAACCGGGTTCTTCTGTCTCTGGGAGCCACAGGGCTCTGTTTAGCAGGTCATCGTTGTCTAGCAGCACGCGATTCGTTCTGGGTGCCTTGACTCCCACGCCCTCGTACACCGGCAGTTCCAGGGCACGTGCTACCTCATGTACCAGCAGTTCCCAGGTCGCCTCAACTGGCCCCGTTTCAGAAAAAACAGGTGCCCCGGGCGTCAGAGGACGCCCCAGACGTTCCACGCCTGGAGAGAAGGTGAAGGAGAAGCCCTTTGTGTCAGCCATAAAATCATCTGTCCCCCCAAACAGGACAAGAACAGTCACATCCAAACTGAGGCCCAAGGTAAAGGCTGGAAATTCGGTACAACGCAGGCCCCTTCCTCGGAAGGCCACTGAAGGTAAAACGTCTCCCAGGGGCAAGACTTCCACTAGGAGCTCCTCTCGAGGCCTGGCAGCATCCAGACAAGTGGGCTCCCAAAGAAGAAGCACTCGAGAGAGGGCAGCTTCCACTGGGAATCTGACTTAG
- the zdbf2 gene encoding DBF4-type zinc finger-containing protein 2 isoform X2, translated as MPSSDDESLHFAEDTGLALKRHPDVVAPSSMDICAATSTQPALDNTKQYMSSPPKPPTQGFLHRTSGSSAFTPNPHTKLNTFPAQPRGTPKHKNPGSLSSPDTREQNILQFQHRKAHMKTNRHSPTSHDSPISTNRSHGRSVEKSQWTQALQSWTTRHKDQTDSELSDQIRDVIEDVIERHCHGASSEHFKLLDESSFQLSLHSLSDSGGSAGWDDTIQVSLGVAKTQDKNLACLMQVHINVEDQMYKSQLDTALNNSQEGEGADQGAGPQMRSSEHSCSGHVNNTNDEVLPDLPHIPQSFVGKTWMQVMHEDDLKVNSMVKEFREGHFLCYFDSESLAKFGRHQRKRHRKGHEKKAKSKGCKLKEFLPLLDYTEDNVHCLELPQKQRPKGHLYRLASRCQVVKVSHATQTAPLFCPVIRQKMSDEASAPPGKLETCQDLHLEKTPDMKTRLCALKLPASYGKIMSPIQPKTVVYVLSSPDPAQSTSKSTPTRKVGRKRKSCDNDCTLKYKYKKTPLKYYDPLTNRILKTPPKGTSATPSPKPFVRQLFRSLSPDINKEKQGFEHGWESWGVQRARAGSSMADLCASTSGSCLDSVGPSEPGSSVSGSHRALFSRSSLSSSTRFVLGALTPTPSYTGSSRARATSCTSSSQVASTGPVSEKTGAPGVRGRPRRSTPGEKVKEKPFVSAIKSSVPPNRTRTVTSKLRPKVKAGNSVQRRPLPRKATEGKTSPRGKTSTRSSSRGLAASRQVGSQRRSTRERAASTGNLT; from the coding sequence ATGCCAAGCTCAGATGATGAGTCACTACATTTCGCAGAGGACACTGGGTTGGCTTTGAAAAGGCATCCAGACGTAGTTGCCCCCTCATCCATGGATATTTGTGCAGCAACAAGCACCCAGCCTGCCTTGGACAACACAAAGCAGTACATGTCTTCTCCACCCAAGCCTCCCACACAAGGTTTTTTGCACAGGACTAGTGGCAGTTCTGCCTTCACCCCCAACCCCCATACAAAACTCAACACATTCCCTGCACAGCCCAGGGGgacaccaaaacacaaaaacccTGGTAGCCTGAGCTCCCCAGACACCAGGGAGCAGAACATTTTGCAGTTCCAGCATCGAAAAGCTCACATGAAGACCAACAGGCACAGCCCCACCTCCCATGATTCACCCATTTCGACAAACAGGTCCCATGGAAGGTCAGTGGAGAAAAGTCAGTGGACTCAAGCGCTACAGTCTTGGACAACACGGCACAAAGACCAGACTGACTCTGAGCTCTCTGACCAGATAAGGGATGTGATTGAGGATGTGATTGAGAGGCATTGCCATGGGGCAAGTTCAGAGCACTTCAAGCTGTTGGATGAGAGCAGCTTCCAGCTGAGTCTGCATTCTTTAAGTGACTCAGGGGGCTCTGCAGGGTGGGATGACACAATACAGGTATCTCTAGGTGTGGCTAAGACACAAGATAAGAACTTAGCATGCCTTATGCAGGTACACATCAACGTTGAAGACCAAATGTATAAATCTCAGTTAGACACAGCTCTGAATAATTCACAGGAGGGGGAGGGTGCAGACCAAGGAGCAGGTCCACAGATGAGGTCCTCTGAACATTCTTGCAGTGGACATGTCAATAACACAAATGATGAGGTGCTGCCTGACCTGCCTCATATCCCACAGTCCTTTGTGGGAAAGACATGGATGCAGGTGATGCATGAGGATGACTTGAAGGTCAACTCAATGGTTAAGGAGTTCCGTGAAGGCCACTTCCTTTGCTATTTTGACAGCGAGTCTCTAGCAAAGTTTGGCAGACATCAGAGAAAACGGCACAGGAAGGGCCATGAGAAAAAGGCCAAGAGCAAAGGGTGTAAACTCAAGGAGTTCCTGCCCCTCCTCGACTACACTGAGGACAATGTCCATTGTCTGGAGCTTCCACAGAAACAGCGACCGAAGGGGCACTTGTATCGGCTTGCCTCTCGATGCCAGGTAGTGAAGGTGAGTCATGCAACCCAAACAGCACCACTGTTTTGCCCTGTGATCAGGCAGAAAATGTCAGATGAGGCCAGCGCACCTCCAGGGAAACTTGAAACCTGCCAGGACCTGCATTTAGAAAAGACCCCTGACATGAAGACAAGACTTTGTGCTCTGAAGCTGCCAGCCTCCTATGGCAAGATCATGAGTCCCATTCAACCCAAAACTGTGGTTTATGTCCTGTCCTCCCCAGATCCAGCACAGAGTACTTCCAAGTCAACTCCCACCAGGAAAGTGGGCCGAAAAAGGAAGTCCTGTGACAACGACTGCACGctgaaatataaatacaaaaagacCCCATTGAAATACTATGACCCCCTCACCAACAGAATCCTCAAGACCCCACCAAAGGGGACTTCAGCGACCCCAAGCCCCAAACCCTTTGTTCGCCAGCTTTTCCGCAGCCTCAGTCCAGACATTAACAAAGAGAAGCAGGGCTTCGAGCACGGGTGGGAGTCCTGGGGAGTGCAGCGAGCGCGTGCTGGCAGCAGCATGGCTGACCTTTGTGCCTCGACCTCAGGCTCCTGCCTGGACAGTGTAGGCCCCTCAGAACCGGGTTCTTCTGTCTCTGGGAGCCACAGGGCTCTGTTTAGCAGGTCATCGTTGTCTAGCAGCACGCGATTCGTTCTGGGTGCCTTGACTCCCACGCCCTCGTACACCGGCAGTTCCAGGGCACGTGCTACCTCATGTACCAGCAGTTCCCAGGTCGCCTCAACTGGCCCCGTTTCAGAAAAAACAGGTGCCCCGGGCGTCAGAGGACGCCCCAGACGTTCCACGCCTGGAGAGAAGGTGAAGGAGAAGCCCTTTGTGTCAGCCATAAAATCATCTGTCCCCCCAAACAGGACAAGAACAGTCACATCCAAACTGAGGCCCAAGGTAAAGGCTGGAAATTCGGTACAACGCAGGCCCCTTCCTCGGAAGGCCACTGAAGGTAAAACGTCTCCCAGGGGCAAGACTTCCACTAGGAGCTCCTCTCGAGGCCTGGCAGCATCCAGACAAGTGGGCTCCCAAAGAAGAAGCACTCGAGAGAGGGCAGCTTCCACTGGGAATCTGACTTAG
- the eef1b2 gene encoding elongation factor 1-beta: MGFGDLKSPAGLKVLNDFLADRSYIEGYVPSQADISVFEALSAAPSSSLCHALRWYNHIKSYQKEKGSLPGVKKALGQYGPAGVEDTTSAGGDAADDDDDDIDLFGSDEEEESEEAKKIKEERLAAYNAKKAKKPALIAKSSILLDVKPWDDETDMVKMEESVRSVQLDGLVWGQSKLVPVGYGIKKLQIACVVEDDKVGTDQLEELITAFEDYVQSVDVAAFNKI; this comes from the exons ATGGGTTTCGGTGACCTGAAGTCCCCGGCGGGCCTGAAAGTTCTCAACGACTTTCTGGCGGACAGAAGTTATATCGAAGG gtaTGTGCCGTCTCAGGCCGATATTTCCGTGTTCGAGGCCCTTTCAGCTGCCCCTTCGTCCAGTCTGTGCCATGCTCTCCGTTGGTATAACCACATCAAGTCCTACCAGAAGGAAAAAGGCAG CCTTCCTGGAGTGAAGAAGGCGCTGGGTCAGTATGGTCCTGCCGGTGTGGAGGACACCACAAGTGCTGGTGGAGACgcagctgatgatgatgatgacgacatTGATCTTTTCGGCtctgatgaggaggag GAAAGTGAGGAGGCAAAGAAAATTAAGGAGGAGAGGCTTGCAGCCTACAATGCTAAGAAGGCCAAAA AGCCTGCATTAATCGCAAAGTCATCTATTCTGTTGGACGTTAAGCCGTGGGATGATGAAACAGACATGGTTAAAATGGAGGAGAGTGTGCGCTCTGTCCAGTTAGATGGTCTGGTCTGGGGACAGT CCAAGCTGGTCCCTGTTGGCTATGGTATAAAGAAACTGCAGATTGCCTGCGTGGTTGAAGATGACAAAGTTGGAACTGACCAGCTTGAGGAGCTAATCACAGCATTTGAAGATTATGTACAGTCTGTGGATGTTGCTGCTTTCAACAAAATTTAA
- the ndufs1 gene encoding NADH-ubiquinone oxidoreductase 75 kDa subunit, mitochondrial, producing MLRLPAVSRALVGVSQSKSCLAPSSSVRLSIRASSNLVEVFVDGKPVMVEPGTTVLQACEKVGAQIPRFCYHDRLSVAGNCRMCLVEIERAPKPVAACAMPVMKGWNILTNSEKTRKAREGVMEFLLSNHPLDCPICDQGGECDLQDQSLMFGADRSRFTEGKRAVEDKNIGPLIKTIMTRCIQCTRCVRFASEIAGVEDLGTTGRGNDMQIGTYVEKMFMSELSGNVIDICPVGALTSKPYAFTSRPWETRKTESVDVLDAMGSNIVVSTRGGEVMRILPRLNEDVNEEWISDKTRFAYDGLKRQRLTQPMVKSASGDLVTTSWEDALTRVAGVLQGAHGSDVAAIAGGLADAEALMALKDLLNKLNSDTLCTEEVFPMTGAGTDLRSNYLLNSRITGIEECDLLLLIGTNPRYEAPLFNARIRKSWLHNELQVALVGHQVDLSYSYNHLGDSTQVLQDIAAGTHPYCQVLAMAKRPVVVVGSATLQRSDGAAIMKAVSTIAQNARTSSGVEDGWKVLNVLHRVASQVAALDLGYKPGVEAIRNNCPKVVFLLGADAGCITRQDLPKETFIIYQGHHGDVGAPMADVILPGAAYTEKKATYVNTEGRAQQTRVAVSPPGLAREDWKIIRAISELAGVSLPYDSTDEVRHRLAEVAPNLVRYDDVEEANYFRQANELSQTVNQALLADPLIPPQLSVKDFYMTDSISRASQTMAKCVKAVTEGAQAVEEPAIC from the exons ATGTTGCGTTTGCCAGCTGTCAGTCGTGCGCTAGTGGGAGTATCCCAGTCCAAGTCTTGCCTGGCTCCCTCCAGCAGTG TTCGCTTATCTATCCGTGCATCTAGTAATTTAGTAGAGGTGTTTGTGGATGGAAAGCCAGTGATGGTAGAGCCTGGCACTACAGTGCTTCAG GCCTGTGAGAAAGTTGGAGCGCAGATTCCCAGATTCTGTTACCATGACCGTCTGTCTGTTGCTGGGAATTGCCGTATGTGCCTGGTGGAAATTGAGAGAGCACCAAAG cCTGTAGCTGCATGTGCTATGCCAGTTATGAAGGGGTGGAACATTCTGACAAACTCTGAGAAAACGCGTAAGGCCAG AGAGGGTGTCATGGAGTTTCTTCTTTCCAATCATCCTCTGGACTGTCCAATCTGTGATCAGGGAGGGGAGTGTGATCTGCAG GACCAGTCGTTGATGTTTGGGGCAGACAGGAGCCGCTTCACCGAGGGGAAGAGGGCAGTAGAGGACAAGAATATCGGTCCCCTCATCAAAACAATCATGACTCGCTGCATTCAGTGTACACGCTGTGTCCG ATTTGCTAGTGAAATTGCTGGTGTGGAGGACCTGGGTACTACCGGAAGAGGGAATGACATGCAAATTGGCACTTATGTTGAGAAGATGTTCATGTCAGAGTTGTCAGGAAATGTGATTGACATCTGTCCTGTGGGTGCACTCACTTCCAAACCGTATGCCTTTACTTCAAGGCCTTGGGAAACGAG AAAAACCGAATCTGTAGATGTGCTGGATGCAATGGGTAGTAATATTGTAGTGAGCACCAGGGGAGGAGAGGTAATGAGGATTCTGCCCCGACTCAATGAGGACGTTAACGAGGAGTGGATCTCTGACAAAACCAG GTTTGCATATGATGGGCTAAAGCGGCAGCGTCTAACCCAGCCGATGGTGAAATCTGCATCAGGTGACCTGGTTACTACATCCTGGGAGGATGCTCTCACCCGTGTGGCTGGAGTG CTCCAGGGGGCTCATGGGAGTGATGTGGCAGCCATCGCTGGAGGCTTGGCAGATGCTGAAGCTCTTATGGCCTTGAAGGACCTTCTCAACAAATTGAACAGTGACACACTTTGTACTGAGGAAGTCTTCCCCATGACTGGGGCTGG GACTGACTTGCGCTCCAACTACCTGCTAAATTCACGCATCACTGGCATTGAGGAGTGTGACCTGCTCCTGCTTATAGGAACCAACCCACGTTACGAGGCTCCACTTTTCAATGCCCGCATACGCAAGAG TTGGCTGCATAATGAACTGCAGGTGGCACTAGTTGGCCATCAAGTGGACCTGAGTTACTCCTACAATCACCTGGGAGATTCCACACAGGTTCTTCAGGACATTGCGGCAGGAACACATCCCTACTGCCAG GTTCTTGCCATGGCCAAGCGGCCTGTGGTGGTGGTTGGTAGTGCCACTCTTCAGCGGAGCGATGGTGCAGCCATCATGAAGGCCGTTTCCACCATTGCCCAGAATGCCCGAACCAGCAGTGGAGTGGAGGATGGTTGGAAGGTTCTAAATGTTCTGCACAG GGTAGCTAGTCAGGTTGCAGCACTGGATTTGGGCTATAAACCAGGAGTGGAGGCCATAAGGAACAACTGTCCAAAAGTCGTATTTCTTCTGGGTGCTGATGCTGGCTGTATAACTCGACAGGACCTGCCCAAGGAGACCTTCATTATCTACCAGG gtcaccatggagatgTTGGTGCCCCAATGGCAGATGTTATCCTTCCTGGTGCAGCATATACAGAGAAGAAGGCCACCTATGTCAACACAGAGGGCCGTGCCCAACAGACCAGGGTGGCTGTTAGTCCACCTGGTCTAGCACGAGAGGATTGGAAGATAATCAGAGCAATCTCCGAG CTGGCTGGTGTGTCTCTACCCTATGACAGCACTGATGAGGTGAGGCACAGGCTCGCAGAAGTGGCACCTAACCTTGTCCGCTACGATGATGTGGAGGAAGCAAACTACTTCAGACAAGCAAATGAACtgtcacag aCTGTGAATCAGGCCTTACTGGCAGACCCTCTCATCCCTCCCCAGCTCTCAGTGAAGGACTTCTACATGACTG ATTCTATCAGCAGGGCGTCGCAGACGATGGCGAAGTGTGTAAAGGCAGTGACCGAGGGAGCACAGGCTGTAGAGGAGCCAGCTATCTGTTAA